Proteins from one Mobula birostris isolate sMobBir1 chromosome 10, sMobBir1.hap1, whole genome shotgun sequence genomic window:
- the LOC140203551 gene encoding probable G-protein coupled receptor 139, which produces MHAPPKGLIYSIYYISLAAIGVPANVMTLVILSRAKCGLSRCVNCYLESMVVTDLLVIFTAVILSRISVTYAPGTFLSLTPVCSISSVLVYVARDSSVWLTVAFTFDRFVAITCQNLKTKYCTGRSAALIIGSVCALSCVKNIPFYFIYQPSYVINGVPWYCNVKWNFYHFPIWKAFNWIDCILTPWLPFIFILLLNILTVRYIVIASRARRRLRTSELQCDPEAESRKKSIILLFAISGSFILLWMTYVANFLYVEITKDKYSAGFNLKDPKFVFREVGNMLQLLSSCTNTCIYAVTQTKFRQQMYDALKYPFKLFFAVIH; this is translated from the exons ATGCACGCTCCTCCAAAGGGCCTGATTTATTCAATCTACTACATCAGCCTTGCAGCTATCGGGGTCCCAG CTAATGTGATGACACTGGTAATCCTCTCAAGAGCAAAGTGTGGCCTTTCCAGGTGTGTCAACTGTTACTTGGAGTCTATGGTGGTGACTGATCTTCTAGTCATTTTCACCGCGGTGATACTCAGCCGGATCAGCGTGACTTACGCACCGGGTACTTTCCTGTCCCTGACCCCGGTGTGCAGCATCAGTAGTGTACTCGTTTATGTAGCCAGGGACAGTTCGGTCTGGCTGACCGTCGCATTCACTTTCGACCGATTTGTTGCCATTACTTGCCAGAATCTTAAAACAAAGTATTGTACCGGGAGATCAGCTGCGTTGATTATAGGCTCTGTCTGTGCTCTAAGTTGTGTAAAGAACATCCCCTTCTACTTTATTTACCAGCCTTCCTACGTCATTAATGGTGTCCCCTGGTACTGTAATGTGAAATGGAATTTCTATCATTTCCCGATATGGAAAGCCTTCAATTGGATCGATTGCATTCTCACACCTTGGCTACCATTCATCTTCATTCTGCTTCTGAACATTTTGACGGTCAGGTATATTGTCATTGCCAGCAGAGCCCGCAGGAGGCTCCGGACTAGCGAACTCCAGTGCGATCCTGAGGCAGAAAGTCGCAAGAAGTCGATCATCTTACTCTTCGCCATCTCCGGTAGTTTTATTCTTCTGTGGATGACCTATGTAGCAAACTTCCTCTATGTCGAAATTACCAAAGATAAATATTCCGCAGGATTCAATTTGAAAGACCCGAAGTTCGTGTTCAGGGAAGTGGGGAACATGTTGCAGCTGCTGAGCTCTTGCACTAACACGTGTATTTATGCCGTGACCCAGACGAAATTCAGACAGCAAATGTACGATGCGTTAAAGTATCCTTTCAAACTATTTTTCGCAGTGATTCACTGA